A stretch of DNA from Prunus dulcis unplaced genomic scaffold, ALMONDv2, whole genome shotgun sequence:
TCGGCCTTGTTAGagaatttattaaaaatatgcCAACTGCAATACCtgttaaatgtgtttggaAGAGCTTCTGAAATGGCTTTTGACATTGCGGGATCTTGATcagtaataataattttcGGAGCATCACCTGGCATAGACCTCAAAAATTCTCTAAACAACAGAATGAAGGAGTATGTAGTCTCGTCACTTAAGAAtaccctaaaaaaaataattgtctGACCATGGTTGTTTACTCCTATAATTGGTGCAAAGATCATACAATATCGATTGGTGTTGTAGGTAGTGTCGAAGATAACCGCATCACCATAAAACTTGTACGATTGCCTAAAGATTGCATCAGCCCAAAAACATCGAGTAATCTTGTGTTCAATATTTGTCTCAACCTTGAATATAAACCCTGGATTTTTTTCTTGCTCATTCATGAAATGATCAAACAACATTTCTCCATCATGACCCTTGATCTTCATACGTCTATCTCTGTTGGAGTTGTACATATCTTGTTGAGTAAAACCAACATTTTCAATGCCTCCTACTTGCGTTGCTAGAATGTCATATTGTTGGTGTGTGGATACGTTTACGGATATTAGTTGTTGTGCTACAAGTTGATCAACACCAGAAAGTCGACGATGAGACTTTAATAAGTAGCATCCTCGCGGGGTTGTCATTGGATGAGTATGAGCCTGTTCAAATATGGTGACTACGTATCCACCATACTTTGATTTAATAACTATTAGCCACGCCATACAAGACTCTCTGCCTACTCCACGACACCTTTTTACAACACCGCTTGTTTCAGTTGACCAACTTCCCTCTTTATTGCAAACGTACTCCTATCGTATGACCTCTCCGTCTTTACTCTTCTTACTAGAGTATGATCGAACACTAAACCCAGCTTCCCTTGCATACTGATTGTAAAAGTCATACACTTCTTCTAATGTTTCAAATTGTTGACCTTGGAAGGGAGTGAGCTCACCAATTACTTGAGGATAGAAAATTGATACAGAAGAAATTTAGGAGAGTATATCCTAAACCCGAGAGCCAATCTTTCTATCGCATTGGTGGACTCGCTTGTATTCTCAGCTGAAGCAGATTCGTCGGCAGCATGGACACTTGCACTCTACTTCAAATTCTTCCCTGTGTAACTGCTTGGCATGGTCAACGAAGCCATTCTTATACTTAAAGCTTCGGGTGCACAGGTAGCACCGATATTGCTCATCGGGAAACTAGTCCAAGTGGACCAATTCCATATGCTTTGTTAAGCTAGCTTGGCTGGGCAAAGCATCTTGGCACAACTCACAGGAAatttccatctctctctctctctctctctctctctctctctctctctctctctgtgttacTTCTCTAGTTTGGGCCTCTTACTTTTCTCTTCTATTCATTTATAGTAAGAGAGGACTTGCTTGGAGGCTACGCAAATTGCAAAGTACAGTTCttcactctcactctcacaCTGTTTCTCACTCTTGCTCTCACACACTTTAACAAATACACACTTTGTTTCTCATACTGCATGGCAGAGAGGAAAGAGAACCATTTTCTCATAAGATAGAGCAAGAGAGAGTATCAACCAAAATAAGTAAATTTTCTGTGGTGAATAATTTGGAAAGGAGAGGACTTGGAGGCCAAGCAATTTGCAAAGTTACTGTCcctcactctcactctcacaCGCGCTGTTCtcacggagagagagagagagagagagagagagagagagagagagagagagcaaaaggAAAACCATGATAATACAAGCCAACTTTTacacatatatttataaatactatttacatgttattatttatcttttgCAATATggatatatgatatatatatacagtcctgatctcttggacccctgtagtccaagagatttatggtcactcaccgttggatataaattcaacggttgacttgaatcgggtaataattatttatgtcatattgcatttatatatatcattttgaaccattggattaatatccaacggtgagtgaccacaatctcttggactcctgtggtccaagagatcgggactgtatatatatatatgtattacacacacacagagcGAAAGTGATATATTCCTTATTGGCAGTTACTCACAATAAAGTATTAATGAACCACACATaaatatcaattaaattaCCAACCCACACTATTCGTCACATGGAAAATTCTACAGTGCGCCAGGCGCACTGATGCGCCATTTATTATAGACCATTGGATGAGTAGCTGGGGCATGTGGGGTAATCTAAAGCGTTAATTGTTGGTTACCGGTTAAATTGGTTGCTGTAGgtaaaaccaaataaaaaatataaaaatacttgCCCTCTTAGTCAGAGACATTTCAAGTCTAGGGTTGGGTTTctcatttctttctcttcgaGTTCGATTCCTTCTACAGCAGCTCCTCTCCTCCTTCTGTGACGACGAGAAGATGCCGGCGACCAcatctcctctcctctcaaGTAGGTCATGctccttcttctccttcttcatttCGTTCTCCTTTCGAGAGTTTTTGGTCTGGGTATCTTCcttgttgctgctgcttcaTCGctgatttctttgttttgtttttttaggtTTTCACAGTTATGATTTCTCTTTCTCACTCtcatctcttcttctctctctggcCTCTGTCGTCGGTTATTTCAAAGCAGAGAACCTTGGCTTTCTCAGGTCGTCTTTGTCTCCATCTCAggagttgggttttttttttggtggtctCTCAGATTCTGAAAACCGCAGAGCATAGACcagatcttcttcttcatcaccatcatcaatGTTTGTCAGAAAGCTTGTGGAGAAGGCTTCCAAAAAGGCAAGTGATGTTCCTTTTCTCTTAACCTTCAATGAATTTTCAACCCAGCAATCAATCTCTCTGTTTCTTTAAGAACATGGTTCAATATCAATTCAATGAGATCAGTCCAtgcttttgaatttgatccactgttcttctcctcctcttccctcctcttgttcttcttgttcttgtgaaaaaaaacagagaagggTACTCAAAAGCTAGAATTAATAACGAATTAAATCTGTCATTAAGATAATAATTGTCGGGGGATCTGCAAATAAAGTTACTTGCTATCATTTATGCTGTATCCTTTAGCCGTTTGATGCACGTTGCCTCCaaatttttaatcattttagTACTGAacatatgtatattattatgTATGTCAGGTTAATAATtatgaacaaataaataactgccatatacatattttgttgattattttgatgACAACAGTAATAAAGAtgggatgaaaaataaataaaatattattggtTGCGTTACAAACATGAAATTAGGGGATTGGGTTCTTGTTTGCATTTGCTTGATATAGACAATGCTTAATCACATCAGGAATGTGACATGATGGTATAGGTGTCGGTTTGGTAGTTGAGAATGTTACTAAATTTTAAGTTGTATTTGTTTAATATAGTGATGCGTTACTTCATTCATTTAATACGAGAAAAACTTTCATATCTTGGTGTCATTGGTGTTATTGAATTACTCTTTTTATTTCGAGAGAGGCAAGAAGAGAGGGAAAATGCCAATAGGGTATGAGCCCAGTGAAAAATGACATTGATTTGTAGATCATAGGTATTAGGTTCGAGTCGTATAATACTTTGGTAATATGTGTATGTGAGAAACTTCATTCTCTTATAGTTTAAACTGtcgtttgtatttttttttttaaaaaaaagaagaagcaaggGACACTGAAATATagcaatatttttctttaatatgaGTCAATATTAAGAAAGAAACGCGTTTAATGGATGGATGGGGCCTTGAGGTGGGCGGTTGGATAAGAAAAAAGCCAATGTTTTCATAAAAGAATTTgtaagaaaattttgtttagtgTTATAGCTTTGAACTCTAGTATCGTCTCTTGGGTCTTGTCTTGTCTCATCCAGTTTGGTATTAATTTATCTAATTGGGTTTACTTTTGACTCATTCTCCATCTTGCAAGGGGATGTGACCTCACAAAGCTTAGCTTTAAATTGGTTTTAACTAAATGTATGTCTCAAGTTTTATTAGACCTCCTTTTAAACTTTATTAAAGGGATTAACACCCCCACCTCCATATAAATAGCTGCCACGTATTACCATCGAAGAAAGAAAACCCTTCTTAATCTTAAAAGAACCGTTAACATATTATCCATATAGTAATAGTTCTGAAAAAGCATATGTTAGGTGCTTTTCTAGAAAACATTTTTATAACGAGTTTTTAATTCGATGCCGAACATGCCCTAAATTTGTGTTCTAATGTATGTGGTGCATGCCATTGAAAATGTGAAAGATCGCTGACGCACTCCCATCTTCCATGAATGAATACTATTAACAACCAAAAGCATCAATCTTATTGTATAATTTGGATCTTATATTGGATCCATTTTCCAGAAAACgattgaaggaaatataatgGATTTATAGTCAACTCATggcaaacaaaagaaaagttaatATTTGTAAAGACAATAAAGAGAGAAAGCTATCCATGTGATGGGCGGTGGTTCAAATGTTTGGGAAAATTCTACAGTGCGCCAGGCGCACTGATGCGCCATTTATTATAGACCATTGGATGAGTAGCTGGGGCATGTGGGGTAATCTAAAGCGTTGATTGTTGGTTACCGGTTAAATTGGTTGCTGTagataaaatcaaataaaaaatataaaaatacttgCCCTCTTAGTCAGAGACATTTCAAGTCTAGGGTTGGGTTTctcatttctttctcttcgaGTTCGATTCCTTCTACAGCAGCTCCTCTCCTCCTTCTGTGACGACGAGACGATGCCGGCGACCAcatctcctctcctctcaaGTAGGTCATGCTCCTTCTTCATTTCGTTCTCCTTTCGAGGGTTTTTGGTCTGGGTATCTTCcttgttgctgctgcttcaTCGctggtttctttgttttgtttttttaggtTTTCATAGTTATGATTTCTCTTTCTCACTCTCATCTGGATCTCATTGGCTGGCTTTCTCTCAACCTCTCTGTGGCTGGCTTTCTCTCAACCTCTCTGTGGCAGGGAAGAACTCTAattttctccctctctttctaaCTGTGCGATTTAGATGATTCGCATCATAGCAGAAAGTAtttcaactttgaattttGGTCTAGACTTTCTAACAAAATGATTTATATGtcctattttaatttaggGCTTAATGATTTGGGTATTGAATCGCAagtccttatttattttttttggtaatattttggatttatataggaatttggtaattttttgaaattataattatgttttttttttctttcgaaTTGTTCTCTCTCCCACCTCTCCCCTTTCTCCCTCTTAGATATATCGTTGCtaatttcttactttttttattatttgaatttgagggTTGGAAGCTTGAGAGTTGTTCATTCTTGATAATGATATGGGACTTTAAATTGATGGCCTTGAGACTGCATATTGTTCAAACCAAAAGCACTGGGTTCTTGAAGGAAGATGCTAGAAGATGGAGATAGGATTGAGACATTTTATGTACTCTGTTTACTTGAGATCTCAATGTTAAAATAATGATCTAGAACCTGAGATAGGATTGAGACATTTATTGTCCTCCACGACAATAGAGCAAATTGGTGTCCGTTACAACCCATGAGATCCATGACTTCTTATaatgtattatttttgtgcTTGAGATAATTGAGTCTGAATTGTAGAGTAATATCTTTAGTTTCTTATGCAGTTTTAGAGATGCTCAACAACAGAGCATAGAATGTATGTGCTGTAAGTTCTTCATCCAATCTTCATATTTGACATGAATTACGCTATAGAATTTCATTGATAAAGTGACTGAAACTGATTAGTGATCATTCATACATCATTTTCATGTTCATATTCAAAAGATAAACAATTGATCATTGTCTCTTAATGCGTCTAATTCTTCGACTTGTGAGCCGTCCACCATCACAAATGTGCTCCTCTGTTTCCCAACTTTTTCTCTGcattcacaaaaacaaaaaacaaaaatgctaTCATTGATgtgaatttatgaatttgaatttatcttcttttatGTATGAATTTGAATGTGTGAGATGATtctcatattatatatatatatatatatatttggcaaTGTGTGAAATCATTGAACTCTCTCGCCTTCTAGGGGTTGATTTTAGATTCTCATTAGTTCATATTTGTAATAGCCACTTATCATCAAAGACCATCTTACAGTATTTTGGAATTGGTTAGCTTAGTCTTCAACAAATCTCTTGGTATTGAAAATGTAATCTTCATTAGCATGAACTGAAAGTACTCGGTACTGGCTTTTACATTGGGGAGaattcataatattttattcgATAAAAAAGATAAGTAGACTTAGATTTATAGTCTAAGTATTCTATTAAAAAGGAGATGTGCGCCTCTGTATTCAGTTCATCCAGCAATTCTGTTAGAAAAGGGATTTCTTGTAGCATCTCTTGTTTTAAGTCTTTCAAGTGCTAAGAAGAAAAGAGTCAGTGTAAACAAATGCCTATGCATCATAGGgttagttatatatatatatatatatatattaaaagaaggaaatgaGAGCAATGGATATTCAGGTTACAATACAAAACTACATTTGCTAGCTGATATACTCTTACTTAAGTTATAAGGTGGTATTGCTTAAGTTATAAGGTTGTATTGCTTTTAAACCTAAAAATGTTGAGGCACTAACTTGTACACGAGACTGgatatttatttgtttctttttatcatCATCTAAAGTCTTATTTGGGCAGTTAGCTATAACTATTGTTTTATTTGGCTTGTATATTTTCATGTTTACAGGCCTTCCCAACCCATTGAACATGAAACTTCACTGCAATCAATGGTACCATGCATATGAAGAGTCCTAATTTACACGACTTCTATATCTTCTACATGGGAAAGGGACTTACTCTTCTTCTTGTGCTTCTTAatttcaaattggttttgattatgtttttcaGTTAGGTATTGTTTTGATTatgattttgaatttgcagGTATTCCAACTAGCGGCCCATCCACCCTTCCCAGCATCTGATAagggtaaattttttttttttccttcaaatttatCTCTCTGTCTCTATCTTTCATTTTGGTGAATGGTTGAggatgttatttatttattttagtaatgcatgaggaatatatatattatgaacTGCATGTTAAAAACTATCATGCTACATTGGAAGTGGTGTTATTTGCCTAATCTTGGCATAGTGCTAAGAATAGTTAATTTTGGAATCACAAAATGAGGACGTAAAGACAAACACCAGGCCATTGTACATTGCATTGGAGATATGG
This window harbors:
- the LOC117613607 gene encoding uncharacterized protein LOC117613607 isoform X1; protein product: MPATTSPLLSSRSCSFFSFFISFSFREFLVWRTLAFSGRLCLHLRSWVFFLVVSQILKTAEHRPDLLLHHHHQCLSESLWRRLPKSSSSPPSVTTRRCRRPHLLSSQVGFHSYDFSFSLSSGSHWLAFSQPLCGWLSLNLSVAGKNSNFLPLFLTVRFR
- the LOC117613607 gene encoding uncharacterized protein LOC117613607 isoform X3, producing the protein MPATTSPLLSSRLCLHLRSWVFFLVVSQILKTAEHRPDLLLHHHHQCLSESLWRRLPKSSSSPPSVTTRRCRRPHLLSSQVGFHSYDFSFSLSSGSHWLAFSQPLCGWLSLNLSVAGKNSNFLPLFLTVRFR
- the LOC117613607 gene encoding uncharacterized protein LOC117613607 isoform X2 produces the protein MPATTSPLLSSFHSRLCLHLRSWVFFLVVSQILKTAEHRPDLLLHHHHQCLSESLWRRLPKSSSSPPSVTTRRCRRPHLLSSQVGFHSYDFSFSLSSGSHWLAFSQPLCGWLSLNLSVAGKNSNFLPLFLTVRFR
- the LOC117613607 gene encoding uncharacterized protein LOC117613607 isoform X4, which gives rise to MPATTSPLLSSRSCSFFSFFISFSFREFLVWRTLAFSGRLCLHLRSWVFFLVVSQILKTAEHRPDLLLHHHHQCLSESLWRRLPKRPSQPIEHETSLQSMVFQLAAHPPFPASDKGWGKELGQVQD